Proteins from a single region of Calorimonas adulescens:
- a CDS encoding folate family ECF transporter S component: MNRSALSAKGITYAGLFIALSIVLTRTMSFMITVAGIQGVRIGFGGIPIILSGIVLGPGLGALVGAASDVIGYMLFPNGPFFPGFTLTAALSGALPAIFLGLIDRNKSYQFTKIIIAVAISDIITSLFLDTTWLVIMYHRAISVLLPARITARMIMIPVNSYLIYSLVRYIPGLKTR; encoded by the coding sequence ATGAACCGAAGTGCTCTCTCGGCAAAGGGCATTACCTATGCCGGGTTATTTATAGCCTTGAGCATTGTCCTTACAAGGACCATGAGCTTTATGATAACTGTAGCTGGTATACAGGGAGTGAGGATAGGTTTCGGCGGAATACCTATAATTCTATCCGGCATTGTCCTGGGGCCTGGCCTTGGTGCCCTTGTAGGAGCCGCATCAGATGTCATAGGGTATATGCTCTTTCCAAACGGGCCATTCTTTCCCGGTTTCACATTAACAGCAGCTTTATCAGGTGCATTGCCTGCGATATTCCTGGGACTTATCGACAGAAATAAGAGCTATCAATTTACAAAAATCATCATTGCCGTAGCAATCTCAGACATAATAACATCGCTCTTTTTGGATACCACCTGGCTTGTCATCATGTATCACAGAGCCATATCGGTGCTCCTCCCTGCAAGGATAACAGCCAGGATGATCATGATACCGGTAAATTCCTATCTTATATACTCGCTGGTAAGATATATACCAGGTCTTAAAACAAGATAG
- the murC gene encoding UDP-N-acetylmuramate--L-alanine ligase codes for MELSQFKNIHFVGIGGISMSGLAILLKSKGHKVSGSDLKASNLTEKLIGHGITVHIGHQPENIAGSDLIVYTAAVKQDNPELVRAKELGIPIIDRATLLGEIMLNYPRSIAVAGSHGKTTTTSLISVVLTRAGLDPTVLVGGEVDILGGNVRVGNSPYMVAESCEYQDSFLKFHPYIGVVLNIEWDHVDYFKHIESIIHSFIEFAKLLPPDGYLVVCGDNAASTLLSYVNCNTLTFGLQSKNDWKADNISFDESGCSSFDVIYKDERIGHMKLSIPGEHNIYNALAATAVCFAVGVPIEVIEANIDEFTGTHRRFEVKGRVDGATVIDDYGHHPSEIKATLKTAKNYPHNRIWCIFQPHTYTRTYALLNEFAESFYDADYVIVTDIYAAREKDNGLVKPQDLVEKLAANGVDALYMKKFEDIASYLLDNIKEGDLVITQGAGDITKLGDMLLNKKGASYNIHNSSKSYGPVV; via the coding sequence ATGGAACTAAGCCAATTTAAGAATATACATTTTGTGGGTATAGGTGGCATCAGCATGAGCGGCCTGGCCATACTTTTAAAGTCAAAAGGCCACAAGGTATCAGGTTCTGACCTGAAGGCCTCAAACCTTACTGAAAAACTGATTGGCCATGGCATTACCGTACATATAGGTCATCAGCCAGAAAATATAGCAGGTAGCGACCTGATAGTGTACACTGCAGCTGTAAAGCAGGATAACCCGGAACTTGTCAGAGCAAAAGAGCTTGGGATACCAATTATAGACCGGGCCACCTTGCTTGGTGAGATAATGCTCAATTACCCCAGGTCGATAGCTGTAGCCGGAAGCCATGGAAAGACGACCACCACATCCCTCATATCTGTGGTCCTTACAAGAGCAGGATTGGACCCTACCGTCTTGGTGGGGGGAGAAGTTGATATTCTTGGCGGAAATGTCCGTGTTGGAAACAGCCCCTACATGGTGGCCGAATCTTGCGAGTATCAGGATAGCTTTTTAAAATTCCACCCTTATATAGGCGTAGTGCTAAATATAGAGTGGGACCATGTGGACTACTTCAAGCATATTGAATCCATAATCCACTCATTTATCGAGTTTGCCAAACTCCTGCCACCCGATGGGTATCTTGTGGTATGTGGTGACAATGCAGCCTCTACCCTATTATCTTATGTCAATTGTAATACATTGACCTTTGGATTGCAATCAAAAAACGATTGGAAGGCGGATAATATCTCCTTTGATGAAAGCGGATGTTCATCTTTTGATGTGATCTATAAAGACGAAAGAATAGGGCATATGAAACTTAGCATTCCGGGCGAACATAACATATACAATGCACTGGCAGCAACTGCGGTGTGTTTTGCTGTTGGAGTCCCCATAGAGGTCATTGAAGCAAACATTGATGAGTTTACAGGGACCCATAGGAGGTTCGAGGTAAAGGGCAGGGTGGATGGTGCCACTGTAATAGATGACTACGGGCACCATCCCTCAGAGATAAAGGCAACACTAAAGACAGCAAAAAATTATCCTCACAACCGGATATGGTGCATATTCCAGCCACATACGTATACCAGGACGTATGCCCTGTTAAATGAATTTGCTGAGTCTTTTTACGATGCTGATTATGTCATAGTCACAGACATATATGCTGCCAGAGAAAAGGATAACGGCCTTGTAAAACCTCAAGACCTGGTAGAAAAGTTGGCTGCTAACGGGGTTGATGCTTTATATATGAAGAAATTCGAGGATATAGCCTCTTATCTTCTGGATAATATAAAAGAGGGTGACCTGGTAATCACTCAAGGCGCCGGTGATATTACAAAATTGGGTGATATGCTGTTAAACAAAAAAGGAGCATCTTACAACATACACAATAGCAGCAAGAGCTATGGGCCAGTAGTCTGA
- a CDS encoding sensor histidine kinase, producing the protein MRRGRLFYQLLSTYMVILLLTITILAAMFYQLLQNYFYNQTETMLLDRAREINIILNDYSKHIIDSETLTYELQTIDRSTNARIWVVDSRGVIFTETGPIGERFGGIRLTEDEIKNVLKGQTVVKKGYFGGRFPTPMLTVGIPITTEEKITGAIFMHAPIYEINRTMMGAFHLAIISAIISVFIAGLPIYYASSRMSVPLVEMSKAVSRISSGDFDVELNENRDDEIGELAHAFNLMARDLRNLEEMRRSFVANVSHELRSPLTSIRGYITGILDGTIEEKDREKYLNIVLQESKRLTTLINDLLDLTQIQSGQIPLNLSEFDINEVVRITVIKLEYRLNEKNVDFVPEFENDSLKVCADRNRIEQVVYNLMDNAIKYSKEGGTVWIKTFKRDGKAYVSVKDNGVGIKEEDLPYIFERFYKGDKARTDTSSGLGLSIVKSIIDQHGETIEVRSKVGEGTEFVFTLKAA; encoded by the coding sequence ATGAGGAGAGGCAGGCTGTTTTATCAGTTACTAAGTACCTATATGGTTATACTCCTCCTTACTATAACCATATTGGCAGCCATGTTTTATCAACTTTTACAGAATTATTTCTATAATCAGACTGAGACCATGCTCCTGGACAGGGCAAGGGAAATAAACATAATTTTAAATGATTACAGCAAGCATATAATAGACAGTGAAACCCTTACCTATGAGCTTCAAACCATAGACCGTTCAACAAATGCCAGGATATGGGTTGTTGACTCCAGAGGGGTAATCTTCACAGAAACGGGGCCTATTGGAGAAAGGTTTGGAGGCATAAGGCTTACAGAGGATGAAATAAAAAATGTGCTGAAGGGTCAGACCGTTGTTAAAAAGGGGTATTTTGGCGGCAGGTTTCCAACTCCTATGCTTACAGTGGGCATACCTATAACTACGGAGGAAAAGATAACGGGGGCCATATTTATGCATGCCCCAATATATGAGATAAATCGTACTATGATGGGTGCTTTTCACTTGGCTATAATTTCTGCAATCATTTCTGTATTTATTGCTGGTTTACCAATATATTATGCCTCAAGCAGGATGTCAGTACCGTTAGTGGAGATGAGCAAGGCTGTATCGAGAATATCCTCAGGTGACTTTGATGTGGAGCTTAATGAAAATAGGGATGATGAAATAGGGGAGCTGGCACATGCGTTTAACCTTATGGCCAGAGATTTGAGGAACCTGGAGGAGATGAGGAGGAGCTTTGTGGCAAACGTCTCTCATGAACTGCGGTCTCCACTGACATCAATAAGGGGTTATATAACAGGTATACTCGATGGCACTATAGAGGAAAAAGACAGGGAAAAGTATTTAAATATTGTGCTTCAGGAGTCTAAGAGGCTGACGACATTGATAAATGACCTCCTTGACCTTACCCAGATACAGTCAGGGCAGATACCTTTAAATCTATCGGAGTTTGATATAAATGAGGTTGTGAGAATTACAGTGATTAAATTAGAGTATAGGCTCAATGAAAAGAATGTAGATTTTGTTCCTGAATTTGAAAATGATAGCCTAAAGGTATGTGCAGATAGGAACAGGATTGAGCAGGTTGTATATAACCTTATGGATAATGCCATAAAATATTCTAAGGAAGGCGGCACTGTATGGATAAAGACATTTAAGAGAGACGGCAAGGCCTATGTATCGGTTAAGGATAATGGGGTTGGCATAAAGGAAGAAGACCTTCCCTATATATTTGAAAGGTTTTATAAGGGGGACAAGGCCCGTACTGACACATCAAGTGGACTGGGCCTGTCCATAGTTAAGTCTATAATAGACCAGCACGGCGAGACTATAGAAGTGAGGAGCAAGGTGGGTGAAGGTACAGAATTTGTCTTTACACTTAAAGCAGCATAA
- a CDS encoding S1C family serine protease, with the protein MDNNDDIFKVVDNEVKRKDRFPWTVIIVVAIVSAMLGGLIVTYAVPRNYDSAVAATDVTIPEDSVSDLISSVAEKVSPAVVSVSNMALVNSNFQIKYVEQGSGTGVIFDKNGYIVTNNHVVEGAKRIEVGLTNGKKVVAKLIGTDSKTDLAVLKIDETNLPVATFGDSDKIKVGQLAIAIGNPLGEQYAGTVTAGIISGINRVLNVGDTKLKLIQTDAAINPGNSGGPLVNSKGEVIGITSVKLVSTGGSSNPFDIFGFGTPSGNPVEGMGFAIPINDAKPIINQLIKNGYVERPLMGVAVQEISSDDAKIYNLPVGLYVAQVQPGGPAETAGIMPGDVITAVDGKNVTTLDELQQIIYQHKVGDTITVTVVRNGKSMNMKVKLASSIGS; encoded by the coding sequence ATGGACAATAATGATGATATATTCAAGGTTGTAGATAATGAGGTGAAGAGAAAAGACAGGTTTCCCTGGACAGTCATCATAGTAGTTGCCATAGTGTCCGCAATGCTGGGCGGCCTTATAGTTACCTATGCAGTGCCCAGGAATTATGACTCTGCTGTGGCTGCCACCGATGTCACTATACCGGAAGACTCTGTTTCTGACCTTATATCCAGTGTGGCTGAGAAGGTAAGTCCGGCCGTGGTCAGTGTAAGCAATATGGCATTGGTGAACAGCAATTTTCAAATAAAATATGTAGAACAAGGAAGTGGCACTGGTGTCATATTTGATAAGAATGGCTATATAGTCACAAACAACCATGTTGTAGAAGGGGCTAAGAGGATTGAGGTGGGCCTTACCAATGGCAAGAAGGTTGTGGCGAAGTTGATAGGTACTGACTCCAAGACGGATCTTGCGGTTTTGAAAATAGATGAGACAAACCTTCCTGTAGCTACATTTGGTGATTCAGATAAAATTAAAGTAGGTCAATTGGCCATAGCCATAGGTAATCCTCTGGGTGAACAGTATGCAGGTACAGTGACGGCAGGGATAATAAGCGGCATAAACAGGGTTTTGAATGTGGGCGATACCAAGCTCAAGCTTATACAGACAGATGCTGCTATAAACCCAGGTAACAGCGGCGGCCCTTTAGTAAACAGCAAGGGTGAGGTTATAGGTATAACAAGTGTAAAACTGGTATCGACTGGTGGGAGCAGTAATCCTTTTGATATCTTTGGATTTGGTACGCCCTCAGGCAATCCGGTAGAGGGTATGGGGTTTGCAATACCCATAAACGACGCTAAACCAATAATAAACCAGCTTATCAAAAATGGATACGTAGAGAGGCCATTAATGGGTGTGGCAGTGCAGGAGATAAGCTCTGACGATGCCAAAATATACAACCTGCCTGTGGGGCTATATGTAGCGCAGGTACAGCCCGGTGGGCCTGCTGAGACTGCTGGTATAATGCCGGGTGATGTGATAACGGCTGTAGATGGTAAGAATGTGACGACCCTGGATGAACTTCAGCAAATTATATACCAGCATAAGGTTGGCGATACCATAACAGTAACCGTGGTAAGAAATGGTAAAAGCATGAACATGAAGGTTAAACTGGCATCCTCAATAGGAAGTTAA
- a CDS encoding ribose-phosphate diphosphokinase, producing MRGDGVIKIFAGNSNRKFAEDVAKLLGLPLGAAEVSTFSDGEISVKIDESVRGADVFVIQSTCDPVNNNLMELLIMVDAFKRASAGSITAVIPYYGYARQDRKARARDPITAKLVANLLTVSGIDRALTMDLHAGQIQGYFDIPVDHLTGIPTLAQYYIDKGFCSKDIVVVSPDHGSVGRARNFAEKLNAPLAIIDKRRPRANVAEVMNIIGDVKGKIAILVDDLIDTGGTITLGAQALIDEGAKEVYACCTHAVLSGPAIKKLDESPIKEILITDTIPLTEDKLIPKIEVVSVAPLFSEAIRRIYEHMSVSTLFD from the coding sequence TTGCGCGGGGATGGAGTAATCAAGATATTTGCTGGAAACTCTAACAGAAAATTTGCCGAAGACGTGGCAAAACTGCTGGGGCTTCCATTAGGCGCTGCGGAGGTATCCACATTCAGTGATGGTGAGATAAGTGTAAAGATAGATGAGAGTGTCAGAGGGGCCGATGTCTTTGTAATACAGTCCACCTGTGATCCGGTCAACAATAACCTCATGGAGCTTCTTATAATGGTGGATGCATTCAAGAGGGCTTCAGCAGGAAGCATAACAGCAGTTATACCCTATTACGGCTATGCGAGGCAGGACAGAAAAGCGAGGGCGAGAGATCCAATAACGGCAAAACTGGTTGCCAATCTTCTTACAGTGTCCGGTATAGACAGGGCGTTGACCATGGATCTGCATGCCGGACAGATACAGGGCTATTTTGACATACCGGTAGACCATCTTACCGGGATACCAACCCTGGCACAGTACTACATAGATAAGGGTTTCTGTTCCAAGGATATTGTGGTGGTATCCCCGGACCATGGAAGCGTGGGCAGGGCCAGAAACTTTGCAGAAAAGCTCAACGCACCCCTGGCTATAATAGACAAACGTCGTCCCAGGGCCAATGTGGCCGAGGTTATGAATATAATAGGTGATGTCAAGGGGAAGATAGCCATACTGGTAGATGACCTTATAGACACCGGGGGCACAATAACTCTTGGAGCACAGGCCCTTATAGATGAAGGGGCAAAAGAGGTATATGCATGTTGTACTCATGCGGTATTGTCTGGCCCGGCTATAAAAAAATTGGATGAATCACCTATAAAGGAAATACTAATTACAGACACCATACCTCTTACGGAGGACAAGCTTATACCCAAGATAGAGGTTGTCAGCGTGGCTCCGCTGTTTTCAGAGGCCATAAGAAGGATATATGAGCACATGTCAGTAAGCACATTATTTGACTAA
- the spoVG gene encoding septation regulator SpoVG: protein MKVTDVRVRKVTNEGRMRAVVSVTFDNEFVVHDIKVIEGNNGLFIAMPSRKTPEGEYKDIAHPINSETRAKIQDAILSEFEKVASQEVQEVE from the coding sequence ATGAAAGTCACTGACGTAAGGGTGAGGAAGGTTACCAACGAGGGAAGAATGAGGGCAGTAGTATCCGTTACCTTTGACAATGAATTTGTTGTACATGATATAAAGGTAATCGAAGGTAATAACGGCCTCTTTATTGCCATGCCCAGCAGAAAGACACCCGAGGGAGAGTATAAAGATATAGCTCACCCAATAAATTCAGAGACCAGAGCTAAGATACAGGATGCTATTCTTAGCGAGTTTGAAAAAGTGGCTTCTCAAGAGGTTCAAGAAGTCGAATAG
- a CDS encoding response regulator transcription factor produces MRIMVVDDDKNILELVSIYLEKEGFEIIKEVDGAEALRDFKAAAPDLIVLDLMLPGLDGMSFCREVRSISDVPIIMLTAKGETFDKITGLESGADDYIVKPFEPKELVARVKAVLRRYEPKDSEEVVSYPGIMVNKTQYRLLVDGEEVKVAPKELELLYFLATHPNQVFTREQLLDTVWGYGFYGDSRTVDVHVKRLREKIPDTKVYALKTVWGVGYKFEVKP; encoded by the coding sequence ATGAGGATTATGGTGGTAGACGACGATAAGAATATATTGGAATTGGTCTCCATATACCTGGAGAAGGAGGGATTCGAGATAATTAAGGAGGTGGATGGCGCTGAGGCATTAAGGGATTTTAAAGCTGCCGCACCTGACTTAATCGTACTGGACCTGATGCTGCCAGGTCTTGACGGCATGTCCTTCTGCAGGGAGGTGAGGAGTATATCCGATGTCCCCATAATCATGCTGACCGCTAAAGGAGAGACGTTTGATAAGATTACAGGTCTTGAGAGTGGTGCTGATGACTACATAGTGAAGCCTTTTGAACCCAAGGAACTGGTGGCCAGGGTGAAGGCGGTCCTCAGGAGATATGAGCCCAAGGACAGTGAAGAGGTGGTGTCATACCCTGGTATTATGGTGAACAAAACCCAGTACAGATTGTTGGTGGATGGTGAAGAGGTTAAGGTTGCTCCAAAAGAACTGGAACTGTTATATTTCCTTGCGACACACCCCAATCAGGTATTTACAAGAGAGCAGCTTCTGGATACTGTTTGGGGCTATGGGTTTTATGGGGATTCCAGAACGGTGGATGTTCATGTGAAAAGGCTTAGAGAAAAGATACCGGATACGAAAGTATATGCCCTGAAGACTGTATGGGGTGTGGGGTACAAGTTTGAGGTGAAGCCATGA
- the glmU gene encoding bifunctional UDP-N-acetylglucosamine diphosphorylase/glucosamine-1-phosphate N-acetyltransferase GlmU, translating into MRDVYALILAAGQGKRMKSKHAKVMHVLNGKPIIDYCVEAVTGITKNVVVVVGSKRQEIMEYLGERVRFCIQEEQLGSGHAAKVSMDLFPDEGTIMVLPGDVPLIKKETLASLLEYHREGHYAATILSCIMEDPSGYGRIVRDNDGNVLSIVEDRDASEDIRKIKEINSAVYCFELKYLKNALEKINNHNDQGEYYLTDTIAIIKNENGRIGALMGNADELSGINDRVQLAEMEKRMNDAILKKLMRDGVTIMDPDHTYISGMAKIGKDVVIYPGTVIEGSSIIGEDCVIGPYTRIISSRIGKGTNISYSVVIESTIGDNTNVGPFAYLRPNSNIGDRVKIGDFVEVKNSNIGDGTKVPHLAYVGDADIGSGVNFSCGAITVNYDGRVKHRTRVADRAFIGCNVNLIAPVEIEEGAFVAAGSTITEKVPQKALGIARCRQTNIEGWVIKKFKE; encoded by the coding sequence ATGAGAGATGTATATGCCCTTATCCTGGCAGCAGGTCAGGGTAAGAGGATGAAGTCAAAACATGCAAAAGTGATGCATGTTCTAAATGGAAAACCTATTATAGATTATTGTGTTGAGGCTGTTACGGGTATTACAAAAAATGTTGTTGTGGTGGTAGGCTCTAAGCGTCAGGAGATTATGGAATATTTAGGTGAAAGGGTAAGGTTTTGCATACAGGAAGAACAGCTTGGTTCAGGGCATGCTGCAAAGGTTTCCATGGATTTATTTCCTGATGAGGGTACAATCATGGTACTGCCGGGGGATGTCCCCCTTATAAAAAAAGAAACGCTGGCCTCACTGCTTGAGTATCATAGAGAGGGACACTATGCGGCTACGATCCTCTCCTGCATAATGGAGGACCCATCGGGGTATGGACGTATTGTGAGGGACAATGATGGGAATGTGCTTTCTATTGTGGAGGACAGGGATGCTTCTGAGGATATAAGGAAGATAAAGGAGATAAATTCAGCTGTCTATTGTTTTGAACTCAAATATCTTAAAAACGCTTTAGAAAAGATTAATAACCACAACGACCAGGGGGAATATTATCTTACAGATACCATTGCCATCATTAAAAATGAAAACGGCAGGATAGGAGCCCTTATGGGCAACGCAGACGAGCTTTCCGGTATAAATGACAGGGTACAGCTTGCAGAGATGGAAAAACGCATGAACGATGCCATATTAAAAAAATTGATGAGGGACGGGGTCACCATTATGGACCCTGATCATACCTATATCTCCGGGATGGCTAAAATAGGAAAGGATGTGGTCATATACCCAGGGACTGTAATAGAGGGATCATCTATCATAGGCGAGGACTGCGTTATAGGGCCATATACCAGGATCATCTCCAGCAGAATAGGTAAAGGGACAAACATAAGTTATTCAGTTGTAATAGAAAGTACCATAGGCGATAATACAAATGTTGGGCCATTTGCTTATCTGAGGCCAAATTCCAATATAGGGGACAGGGTAAAGATAGGAGACTTTGTGGAGGTAAAGAACTCCAATATAGGAGATGGTACCAAGGTCCCGCACCTGGCCTATGTGGGTGATGCTGATATTGGCTCTGGCGTGAACTTTAGCTGTGGGGCAATCACAGTTAATTATGATGGGAGGGTAAAACACAGGACAAGGGTTGCTGATAGAGCCTTTATAGGTTGCAATGTAAACCTTATTGCACCCGTAGAGATAGAAGAAGGCGCTTTCGTTGCTGCAGGTTCCACAATTACGGAGAAGGTGCCACAAAAGGCCCTTGGTATAGCAAGATGCAGGCAGACCAATATTGAGGGATGGGTCATCAAAAAATTTAAGGAATAG
- the purR gene encoding pur operon repressor — protein sequence MSEYKKSERVAAIVRMLTDSPNRLFNLSYFMEMLNAAKSSISEDLDTIDNVFKNLGLGELETVTGAAGGIRYIPRKDKSKYREFIDGLCINLSKVERIIPGGFLYTADILYTPSICSEIGEVLASCFASKKPDYIVTVETKGIPPAFMTARALGVPLVICKHDNRVTEGSSVSINYISGSTKNIRTMSLSKRSMEPNSKVVIIDDFMKGGGTARGMMNLMKEFNAEVLGIGVVIATREPKTKLVDDYVSLIELVDIDEEKGTVELKCGNWERL from the coding sequence ATGAGCGAATATAAAAAAAGTGAGAGAGTAGCAGCTATTGTCAGGATGCTGACAGATAGCCCAAACAGGTTATTTAACCTTTCATATTTTATGGAAATGCTTAATGCGGCCAAATCTTCAATAAGCGAAGATTTAGATACAATAGATAATGTATTTAAAAACTTGGGTTTAGGGGAACTGGAGACCGTCACCGGGGCGGCGGGTGGCATACGGTATATCCCTCGAAAAGATAAAAGCAAATACAGAGAATTCATTGATGGATTATGTATAAATTTGTCAAAAGTGGAAAGAATAATACCTGGGGGTTTTCTATATACAGCAGATATCTTGTATACCCCCTCTATATGCTCTGAGATAGGTGAGGTGCTTGCTTCATGCTTTGCCAGCAAAAAGCCAGACTATATAGTGACAGTGGAGACAAAGGGGATACCACCTGCGTTTATGACTGCAAGAGCCCTTGGTGTGCCTCTTGTCATATGCAAACATGATAACAGGGTTACGGAGGGGTCCTCTGTCAGCATAAATTATATTTCCGGGTCGACGAAAAATATACGTACCATGTCCCTATCTAAAAGGTCCATGGAGCCCAACTCCAAAGTGGTAATCATAGATGACTTTATGAAAGGCGGCGGTACAGCCAGAGGCATGATGAATCTCATGAAGGAATTCAATGCGGAGGTTCTTGGCATAGGCGTGGTTATTGCGACAAGAGAGCCGAAGACAAAACTGGTGGATGACTATGTCTCTCTCATTGAACTGGTTGACATAGATGAGGAAAAAGGTACTGTAGAGCTTAAATGTGGCAACTGGGAGAGATTATAA
- a CDS encoding CPBP family intramembrane glutamic endopeptidase: MSIKKVNIFYLIVLLLFMTVGYLVQSWNLMYGLIITEVGLVLIPSLVFLFISNAKPAEFIRFRGLKFSLVPYVVGIMISGWFIAEFIGIVSTFLLSKIINIPPQPLPPPKSAVDLVVGLLIVAGLAAFCEEILMRGVIFRVYERKGETFAIIMSGFLFAILHLNPTNFFSIWFLGIILAYMVYRTDSIFAGMIAHFTNNGLALIILYLVTTMLGGELPPVEAGQAVVTPEVLLAWVVIVIPFIILFLFLLRGFNKRTANIMRADVQIDGTAEELSDYWPIALAAIVYVVRCSFFV; this comes from the coding sequence ATGAGCATCAAGAAGGTAAATATTTTTTATTTGATTGTCCTTTTGCTCTTTATGACTGTGGGTTATCTGGTACAAAGCTGGAATCTGATGTATGGACTTATTATAACAGAGGTTGGACTGGTGCTTATCCCAAGTCTTGTCTTTCTATTTATATCCAATGCGAAACCTGCTGAATTTATTAGATTCAGAGGACTGAAGTTTTCTCTTGTTCCATATGTCGTAGGTATAATGATCTCGGGCTGGTTTATAGCCGAGTTTATTGGCATAGTAAGTACGTTCCTTTTATCCAAAATAATTAATATACCTCCACAGCCTCTGCCTCCTCCTAAAAGTGCGGTGGACCTGGTTGTAGGGCTTTTGATAGTGGCTGGCCTGGCCGCTTTCTGCGAGGAGATTCTCATGAGAGGTGTCATATTCAGGGTCTATGAAAGAAAGGGAGAGACTTTTGCCATAATAATGTCCGGCTTCTTGTTTGCCATATTGCATCTTAACCCCACCAATTTTTTTAGCATATGGTTTTTGGGGATTATCCTGGCATACATGGTATACAGGACTGACTCGATCTTTGCCGGAATGATAGCCCACTTTACCAATAATGGCCTGGCCCTCATCATCCTCTACCTTGTGACAACGATGCTCGGGGGAGAGTTACCTCCTGTGGAAGCCGGCCAGGCCGTAGTGACGCCAGAAGTGCTGCTGGCATGGGTGGTTATCGTCATCCCATTTATAATACTGTTTCTGTTTCTCCTCAGGGGTTTCAATAAGCGCACTGCAAACATTATGAGGGCAGATGTACAGATTGATGGAACTGCGGAGGAGTTATCAGACTACTGGCCCATAGCTCTTGCTGCTATTGTGTATGTTGTAAGATGCTCCTTTTTTGTTTAA
- a CDS encoding aldo/keto reductase gives MQYRQLGKLNVALSALGFGLMRLPVIDNDNSKIDEAEAIRMIRYAIDNGVNYIDTAWPYHGGNSEIVAGKALKDGYREKTFLATKLPTWLINAEEDLDKYLNEQLKKLQTDHIDFYLLHSLDKSRWENMKRVDALSWAEKKKQEGKIRYIGFSFHDKYLVFKEIIDYYDKWDFCQIQYNYMDIDIQAGEKGLRYAASKGLGVVIMEPIRGGRLANPPKAVMDIWNSAKVKRTPAEWALQWLWNQPEVSVVLSGMSTFEQLKENIENAKRSGVNTLTEEELEIVNRVRDKYKELSPIACTGCNYCMPCPNGVNIPRNFELYNEAHMHNTYEANRKNYENLNDAKASFCIECGTCESACPQHLTIIDYLKEVADYFEMA, from the coding sequence ATGCAATACAGACAGCTTGGCAAACTAAATGTAGCACTATCTGCTTTGGGATTTGGTTTAATGAGGCTTCCTGTAATTGATAATGATAACAGCAAAATAGATGAGGCTGAAGCGATAAGGATGATAAGGTATGCCATTGATAATGGTGTGAATTATATTGATACAGCATGGCCGTATCATGGAGGCAACAGTGAAATAGTGGCAGGTAAAGCTTTAAAAGATGGCTATAGAGAAAAGACTTTTCTTGCGACAAAACTTCCTACCTGGTTAATAAATGCGGAAGAAGACTTGGACAAATATTTAAATGAGCAGCTTAAAAAGCTTCAGACAGACCATATTGATTTTTATCTCTTACATTCTTTAGATAAAAGCAGATGGGAGAACATGAAAAGAGTTGATGCCTTAAGCTGGGCAGAGAAGAAAAAGCAAGAGGGAAAAATAAGATACATAGGATTTTCTTTTCACGATAAGTATCTCGTATTCAAAGAAATTATAGACTATTATGACAAATGGGATTTCTGTCAAATACAATATAACTATATGGACATAGATATACAGGCAGGAGAAAAGGGACTAAGATATGCTGCCTCAAAAGGTTTAGGGGTTGTCATAATGGAGCCTATAAGGGGAGGTAGACTTGCTAATCCTCCAAAAGCTGTGATGGATATATGGAATTCCGCAAAAGTAAAACGCACTCCTGCAGAATGGGCGCTTCAATGGCTGTGGAATCAGCCAGAAGTTTCTGTTGTATTAAGTGGTATGAGCACCTTTGAACAGCTAAAAGAAAATATAGAAAATGCAAAAAGGTCAGGAGTAAATACCCTTACAGAAGAGGAACTTGAGATTGTAAATAGAGTTAGAGACAAATACAAAGAGCTTTCCCCAATTGCTTGCACAGGGTGTAACTACTGTATGCCCTGTCCAAATGGAGTAAATATACCGAGAAACTTTGAACTTTACAATGAGGCTCATATGCATAACACTTATGAAGCCAACCGCAAGAATTATGAAAACTTAAATGATGCAAAAGCAAGTTTCTGTATTGAATGTGGTACCTGTGAGAGCGCATGTCCACAGCATCTTACAATAATTGATTATCTTAAAGAAGTTGCAGATTATTTTGAGATGGCATAA